The following are encoded in a window of Flavobacterium cupriresistens genomic DNA:
- a CDS encoding HAD family hydrolase, which translates to MLRKILLVQLGVLLLVSCKKSDTITVPITDGKQTENTVAGDPLPSWTDGTLKNDIIAYVEKVTKEGSPDFIPIENRIATFDNDGTLWAEKPYVQELFAFYRVKKMTDANPELTKKQPFKAVIEKDKTYFEKGGQKALIELIAATHTGMTEDAFEADVKDFFATAKFPGKNVPLTQIRYQPQLELLAYLRANGFKTFIVTGGTIELVRGISSDFYGIPKEQVVGTSFKYKFDEANRTIIREPALNQFNDKTAKPVGIQLHIGQRPVFACGNEGGAGDIAMLEYCQSNKYPSFQLLVNHNDSIREYSYSEKDNASLNAAAKNKWHVVNMKEDWKKVFADK; encoded by the coding sequence ATGCTTAGAAAGATACTTTTAGTACAGTTAGGAGTCTTATTATTGGTCTCCTGTAAAAAATCAGATACTATAACTGTTCCAATAACAGACGGCAAACAAACAGAAAATACAGTAGCAGGAGATCCATTGCCAAGTTGGACAGATGGAACTTTAAAAAATGATATTATTGCTTATGTAGAAAAGGTTACCAAAGAAGGAAGTCCGGATTTTATTCCAATAGAAAACAGGATTGCCACTTTTGATAATGACGGAACACTGTGGGCAGAAAAACCGTATGTGCAGGAATTATTTGCTTTTTATCGGGTAAAGAAAATGACAGATGCCAATCCCGAATTAACAAAGAAACAACCCTTTAAAGCGGTTATTGAAAAAGACAAAACCTATTTTGAAAAAGGAGGCCAAAAAGCACTCATAGAACTTATTGCCGCTACACATACCGGAATGACAGAAGATGCTTTTGAAGCAGATGTTAAAGATTTTTTTGCAACAGCAAAATTTCCCGGAAAAAATGTTCCGCTAACACAAATACGATATCAGCCACAGTTGGAATTGCTTGCTTATTTACGGGCAAACGGTTTTAAGACTTTTATTGTTACCGGAGGAACTATTGAATTGGTACGAGGAATTTCATCAGATTTTTACGGAATTCCAAAAGAACAGGTCGTGGGTACTTCTTTCAAATACAAATTTGATGAGGCCAATCGCACCATCATTAGAGAACCAGCCTTAAATCAGTTTAACGATAAAACAGCTAAACCGGTGGGGATACAATTGCATATTGGTCAGCGTCCCGTTTTTGCCTGTGGAAATGAGGGTGGGGCAGGAGATATCGCCATGCTCGAATATTGCCAGAGTAATAAGTATCCTTCTTTTCAATTGTTGGTCAATCATAACGATTCCATAAGAGAATACAGTTATTCAGAAAAAGACAATGCTTCCTTAAATGCAGCCGCCAAAAACAAATGGCATGTTGTAAATATGAAAGAAGACTGGAAAAAAGTTTTTGCAGATAAATAA
- a CDS encoding DUF1214 domain-containing protein: MKKIILILIFVFAFFSCKKEAATHTDSTATTENKATPSDQDIAAAYTYLYGRYLVIQQENHDINVEKVGYNKIKYNPLGSAQFVNPNLDVAYLEAWIAVDKEHAVILNIPKVEGRYYTAQLLDGWGEVITNINERNYPKTPYGKFALVLKGTNPVIPANAVKIELPSEKVKMLARVELKGTPAVAKKLQEQFTFEVPSGIKIAPPLTIPDFTPAKPIGAEIFDKVKEVIDSYPDVMPKAKEYQAKAITVGEFYKKDDITKGHTEDIVKTKAIPGFLAGAKGFGTQKGGWSVSYVAGKFGDDIMARDIINYGGLWANEVKEAIYFVGLTDSNKQLLSGDKVYEIKFPKEALPDTMVNAFWSVTLYSVPDYRVVDNKLKRYNLNNISGLKKNADGSMSIWLGSSLPKNAPQENWLPTPAGKGFALTMRMYVSKKPVLDGTWFPSPIELKTN; encoded by the coding sequence ATGAAAAAAATAATTTTGATATTGATATTTGTCTTTGCTTTTTTCAGTTGTAAAAAAGAAGCTGCAACTCATACAGATTCAACGGCAACAACCGAAAATAAAGCAACGCCTTCCGATCAGGATATTGCAGCTGCCTATACCTATTTGTATGGGAGATATCTCGTAATTCAGCAGGAAAACCACGATATAAACGTCGAAAAAGTAGGCTACAATAAAATAAAATACAATCCGTTGGGTTCTGCACAATTTGTCAATCCAAATCTCGATGTCGCTTATCTGGAAGCCTGGATTGCGGTTGATAAAGAACATGCTGTTATTCTGAATATTCCGAAAGTGGAAGGCCGTTATTATACCGCACAATTGCTGGACGGCTGGGGTGAGGTAATTACCAATATAAATGAACGTAATTATCCTAAAACACCATATGGGAAATTTGCTTTGGTTCTAAAAGGCACTAATCCGGTAATTCCGGCAAATGCAGTAAAAATTGAACTTCCATCAGAAAAAGTAAAAATGCTGGCAAGAGTGGAATTAAAAGGCACTCCCGCAGTAGCAAAAAAATTACAAGAACAATTTACGTTTGAAGTCCCAAGTGGAATTAAGATTGCACCACCACTGACAATTCCTGATTTTACTCCGGCAAAACCAATTGGCGCTGAGATCTTTGATAAAGTAAAAGAAGTTATTGATTCGTATCCTGATGTAATGCCAAAAGCAAAAGAATATCAGGCAAAAGCAATCACAGTTGGCGAATTCTATAAAAAAGACGATATCACAAAAGGACACACCGAAGATATTGTAAAAACAAAAGCAATTCCTGGATTCTTGGCAGGAGCAAAAGGTTTCGGGACACAAAAAGGAGGCTGGTCTGTATCGTATGTTGCCGGAAAATTTGGCGATGATATCATGGCCAGAGACATCATTAATTATGGAGGCTTGTGGGCAAATGAAGTAAAAGAAGCCATCTATTTTGTCGGACTTACTGATAGCAATAAACAGTTATTAAGTGGTGATAAAGTTTATGAAATCAAGTTTCCAAAAGAAGCACTTCCGGATACCATGGTCAACGCATTCTGGTCGGTAACGCTTTATAGTGTACCGGATTACAGAGTAGTTGACAACAAATTAAAGCGATACAATCTTAATAATATTTCGGGTTTAAAGAAAAATGCAGATGGCTCCATGAGCATTTGGCTGGGTTCATCCTTACCAAAAAATGCACCTCAGGAGAATTGGCTGCCAACTCCTGCCGGAAAAGGTTTTGCTTTAACGATGCGCATGTACGTCTCTAAAAAACCGGTACTTGATGGAACATGGTTTCCAAGTCCGATTGAGCTTAAAACAAATTAA
- a CDS encoding arylsulfatase has product MKQINFKCRFRNAIQLVALICFTGLHAQNNKKPNILIIWGDDIGTTNISAYSDGLMGFTTPNIDRIANEGERFLHYYGEQSCTAGRAAFLTGQHGLRTGLTKVGFPGAPMGMSQLDPSIGGIMKQLGYVTGQFGKNHVGDRNESLPTVNGFDEFFGNLYHLNAEEEPELPDYPKDPEYLKKYGPRGVLKCTATNSDDATTDDRFGRVGKQKIEDTGALTKKRMETVDDETSAAAIDFIKRQHAAGKPFFCWWNGTRMHLRTHVRAEHRGKYTHGDSEYIDGMIEHDITVGDLLKALDDLGIADNTIVVYSTDNGPHMNTWPDAAMTPFRSEKNTNWEGAYRVPCIVRWPGVIKPGTVTTEIMSHNDWMPTLASIAGEPDLAKKLLTGYTANGKNYKVHLDGYDQSNFLKGKSPKSARDKFFYTDDDGLLVGLREGDYKYVFAEQRLEGTMGVWAEPFTKLRLQKIFNLYQDPFERADITSNTFWDWQLNHVQLMYGAIQDVVAFAGTFKEYPPRSIPPSFSAYTIMEETMKDIKAKQYIEKNILAKEKGQDEPTDKKKK; this is encoded by the coding sequence ATGAAACAAATCAATTTTAAATGCAGATTTCGAAATGCGATACAATTAGTTGCATTGATCTGCTTTACCGGATTACATGCTCAGAATAACAAAAAGCCCAACATTCTGATCATTTGGGGAGACGATATTGGTACCACTAATATCAGTGCCTACAGCGATGGTTTAATGGGATTTACAACACCAAACATCGACCGTATTGCAAATGAAGGAGAACGTTTTTTGCATTATTACGGAGAACAAAGTTGTACAGCAGGACGCGCCGCCTTCTTAACAGGTCAACACGGTCTTAGAACAGGTCTTACCAAGGTAGGATTTCCGGGAGCGCCAATGGGTATGAGTCAGTTAGATCCTTCTATAGGAGGGATTATGAAACAATTGGGATATGTAACAGGACAGTTTGGTAAAAATCACGTTGGGGATCGTAATGAAAGTTTACCAACCGTAAACGGATTTGATGAGTTCTTCGGAAATCTGTATCACCTTAATGCAGAAGAAGAACCGGAATTACCGGATTATCCTAAAGATCCTGAATATCTGAAAAAATATGGACCAAGAGGGGTTTTAAAATGTACCGCTACCAATTCAGATGATGCTACTACAGATGATCGTTTTGGAAGAGTTGGAAAACAAAAAATAGAAGATACGGGAGCACTTACCAAAAAAAGAATGGAGACCGTAGACGATGAAACGTCTGCAGCTGCTATTGATTTTATTAAAAGACAACATGCAGCAGGGAAACCCTTTTTCTGCTGGTGGAATGGTACCCGTATGCACCTTCGTACACACGTGAGAGCAGAACATCGAGGAAAATATACACATGGTGACAGTGAATATATTGACGGTATGATCGAACATGATATTACAGTAGGCGATTTATTAAAAGCATTAGATGATTTAGGAATTGCCGATAATACCATAGTAGTATATTCTACTGATAATGGCCCTCATATGAATACCTGGCCGGATGCTGCCATGACACCATTCCGTTCAGAAAAAAACACCAACTGGGAAGGAGCATACAGAGTTCCTTGTATCGTACGTTGGCCGGGTGTAATTAAACCGGGAACTGTTACTACCGAAATAATGAGTCACAATGATTGGATGCCGACTTTGGCATCAATAGCCGGAGAACCGGATTTGGCTAAAAAACTTTTAACCGGGTATACTGCCAATGGTAAAAACTATAAAGTACACTTAGATGGTTATGATCAAAGTAACTTTTTAAAAGGCAAATCTCCAAAAAGCGCCAGAGATAAATTCTTTTATACAGACGATGACGGGCTTTTGGTAGGTCTTAGAGAAGGCGATTACAAATATGTATTTGCAGAGCAACGTCTCGAAGGAACTATGGGAGTTTGGGCAGAACCTTTTACAAAGCTGCGTTTACAAAAAATATTCAACCTGTATCAAGACCCTTTTGAGAGAGCCGATATTACTTCAAATACATTTTGGGACTGGCAATTAAATCACGTTCAATTAATGTATGGTGCCATTCAGGATGTAGTTGCATTTGCAGGGACATTTAAAGAATATCCACCACGTTCTATTCCGCCAAGTTTCTCTGCCTACACCATTATGGAGGAGACGATGAAAGACATAAAAGCAAAACAATATATAGAAAAAAATATATTAGCTAAAGAAAAAGGACAAGACGAGCCGACCGATAAAAAGAAGAAATAA